In Flavobacterium sp. GSB-24, the genomic window TTTCCAGTATTCGTATGATTTCATTTCTTCTCCTGGACGTACAAAAAACTGCATTTCCATTTGTTCGAATTCACGCATACGGAAAATAAATTGTCTTGCCACAATTTCATTTCTGAAAGCTTTACCCGTTTGAGCAATTCCGAAAGGAACTTTCATACGACCAGATTTCTGAACATTTAAAAAGTTAACGAAAATACCCTGCGCCGTTTCTGGACGTAAGTATAAATCCATTGCGTTTTCTGCAGAAGCTCCAAGTTTTGTTCCGAACATTAAGTTAAATTGTTTTACCTCTGTCCAGTTTTTAGAACCAGTCTCAGGATCAGCAATTTCTAATTCTTCGATCAAAGCTTTAACATCAGCTAAATCTCCGTTTCCTAAAGAACGACCTAAACGCTCTCTGATTTCTTTTTCTTTAGCTAAATATTCAATTACACGAGCATTTGTAGTTACAAATTCTTGTTCGTTGAATGCATCGCCAAAACGAGCTTTTGCTTTGTCAATTTCTTTTTGTGCTTTTTGGTGAATTTTTTCAGCATGATCTTCAACCAAAACGTCAGCTCTATATCTTTTTTTAGAATCTTTATTATCAATTAATGGATCATTGAATGCATCAACGTGTCCAGAAGCTTTCCAAGTTGTTGGATGCATTAATATCGCAGCATCAAGGCCGACAATATTCTCATTCATCTGAACCATTGATTTCCACCAATATTCACGGATATTCTTTTTTAATTCGACACCATTTTGTGCATAATCATAAACAGCACTCAGTCCGTCGTAAACTTCGCTTGACGGAAAAATAAATCCGTACTCTTTTGCGTGCGAAACCACATTCTTAAATATATCTTCTTGTTTTGCCATAGTGATGCAAAAATATAAAAAGTACCTTTAAAAAAAAGAAAAATAATAAAGATTGAAGTATTGATTTTGTTACTTTTGTAAATAAAATCTCTCTTTTTGTGATTAATTACCTAATAAATCTATTTTTCCCTAAAGTCTGTGATGGATGCCGAGCTATTTTACTGCAAAATGAAATTGTTTTCTGTACTTCCTGCCGTCACGAAATACCTCTTACTCAATATCATTTAGACCCAAAAAATCAAGCTGTAAAAAAGTTTTACGGCAAGATTGATATTCAATTTGCTTCGACATTTTTATATTTTAATAAAAAAGGAATGGTTCAGGAATTAATTCACAACCTAAAATATAAAGGTCATGAAGAAATTGGAACTGTTTTAGGAAACTGGTATGCCGAAGATTTAAAAGAAATTCAATTGACAATTCCTTTTGATGCTGTAATTCCAGTTCCTTTACATCCAAAAAAATTTAAGGAACGTGGTTATAATCAGGTTACAACTTTTGGAAAGGCTTTAGCCGAAGGTTTAAAAATTCCTTATAACGATTCGGTTTTATACCGAAAGAAATATTCTAAAACACAATCTAAAAAGAATCTTTTGGGAAGATCTGAAAACATCGAAAATATTTTTGATGCAGTTTTGACAGAAGAAAATCGCAATAAACATTTTTTAATTGTTGATGATGTCCTGACAACTGGCGCAACACTCGAAGCTTGTTCTAGAGCATTACTAAAAATTCCAGGAACAAAAATTAGTATTGTCTGCATGGCGATGGCGAACTCTTAGCGTAAAATTTCAATAAAAAAAATCCAAATTCCAATAATAGTTGGAATTTGGATTTTAAATCTTTGGTTTTTAAAATTTTAATTCACCAAAATTTTCCTGATTGTTCTTTTATCTCCATCAATAACCGTAACTAGATATAATCCATTTGGTACATTTGGTAATTGAATATCTTGAATAAAATATCCTGAACCTTGAAAAGTATTACTGTAAACGTATTTTCCCAAAATATCATGAACATAAATTTTTATCTCTTTTACTGAATCTCGGTTAAATTGAATGGTAAAATTTCCTTTGTTTGGATTTGGATACAAGGCAAAATCTATATTTTCAAAATCTGAATTTCCAAGTGTATACGTTCTATTGCAGATGTTTACTGAAGCAGAATTTATTGTTCCTAAAGCTCCAAGAACTGCATCTCGCACTCTAAAAGTCCAATTTCCTTGTTGATTTTCTCCATTAAAAGCACTTAATAAACTAGCTGGAATTACAATTTGACTTGTAGTCGCATTACAATTTAAAGCAGTTCCGCTGTCATCAAACTGAAGTGCTAGAGTTGAATTTGTACTGCCGCAGCTTTTATTAAATAAACTTACAACTGTTCCACTTGGACTTACAATCTGAATTTCAAGATCTGAAAATCTTGCATGCGTAACATTCACAGATACATTTACATCTGAGATAGTTCCTGTTGACGCTGGCACTGCAACAGTTTTGCTAATAAAGGTGCTTCCGTTACCAGTCGAATATCCGCCTTCAAAGTTATATGTAGAACAACTTGTAGAAACTGTATAGCCAACTGCAAATGGATTACTATTTACAGCATAATAAATATTATTTACAGGTTCTATCAAAACTCTGCAATTGGTAGACGCTTCAATATTGGATGGAATCAATATAGTTTCAGAACCGTCATTTAAAGTATTTGCAACTAGTGTAATTGGAAACGTTAAACCTCCATCTAGAGATAATTTTATATTGACATTTGTAGAGCCTGGAAGTGTATTGGTATTATTGACACTCCAAGTAACCGTTTGTGTTGATCCTTTTTCCCAGCCAACATTATCAACATTCTGAGAAGTTAGCGCAAACGGTCCTACAGAAGCACTTACTGTAACAACCATTGCATCTGTATTGGTTTGAGCTGTTCCATCTGGCGCGTTATCTCTTCCTGTTAAAGTAAAATTCATTGTTTTTGCTATAGACGAAACAGATTCCCAAGTTGTCGTCAACTGATTATTGAGCACAGAATTTAAAGCTGGCATATAACGAACTGGTGAAGTTGTGGGCGGGAGTGATCTAAACATTGGTCCGTCTGGTTTTGTTGGATAAGCAATACTATTAGATCCAAAAGTGGTAATTGCACTGTCAAACTGCTCCCAAGTGTAGGTTATAGAATTACCTTCGGAATCTGAGCCCGTTCCTGTTAAAACAAAAGGTGTACTTATAGGAATTGTGTAATCTGCTCCTGCGTTTATTATTGGCGGATTATTAGTTATAGCAGTAGTTACCGGACAAGTTTTCCCCGCTAAATTATTCTGTATTTGATTGATACTTCCGTAAGAAAAATAATCATCAGAATTACTTTGAACATCATAATTTCTTGTTACTCCAGCATAGGCCATAATTGTAGAACCGCTTCCTGGTTCATATTGTGTTCCTGTTCCTTCTCCGGCATGAGAAAAAGTGTGCGATCCTCCCAATTGATGCCCCATTTCGTGAGCAACAAAATCGATATCAAAAGTATCTCCTTGAGGTTTTGCATCAGATGGTGAAGTATAGGCACTCCCTTTTCCTAAAGGAACACTAGAAGTTGGGTTTACGCACACACAGCCAATACAATTTGCATTACCGCCTCCGCCCGAACCTCCGAACAAATGTCCAATATCATAATTGGCATTACCAATTACATTCGTCAAAGTAGTCTGAACTTCTTGCCCCCAAGTTCCTCCAGGATCTGCTGCCCCAACTGATGGAACAGAATAAGGATCTGTAGAAGCATCTGTATAAATAACTGCATCATTATTAGCAATTAAAACAACTTTTACAGAAAGATCTCTATCAAAAACACCATTCACTCTAGTTAAGGTTGCATTCATACCTGCTAATGCTCCGGCTTTTGTTCCGCCAAAAAAGGCTGTATATTCTCCCGTACACGATAATGCTAAACGAAATGTTTTAAATTGTTTGGCATTAGAAGTTGTTTTTGCTGTATTTGATGCTTTATTTTCTGAAACTAAATTGGCTGTTTTACAATCCAGTCGCATTTTCGAATCTGCATTATCTGCAGATTTAAACACAACATATTCTGATTTATCATCTGGATTTTGTTCAATATATTCTGTTGGTTTTGCTACACGAAAAACCATGGTCTGAAATCCGATTGGAGCAACACTAAAATGTATTTTAGCATTTTTATCATCTATTCCTCGTCCTTCATAAGCTCTAATTTCTGGATATTTGGCTTGCAATTCAGGATCAAAATTAGAGGATTCCCAAACCGAAAAACGTTCTAAAGTTCCTTCTGTATTAGGAATCGTTATTTCGGTTGTATTGCTTAAAGCTGATTTACTTGTAGTAGAGGCAAGTTTGGCACTAAGCAGATCTGCATTTAATTTATAATACAGTTTTCCCGAATCTAAAACGTTTGCTTTTCGCGAAAGCGATGATGAAGAAGTTACTTTTTGCCATAAAACATTGTTTTGAGCTTTCATGTTTACGCAGCAAAAAATAAGAAATATATAAAGTAATAGTTTTTTCATACTCTGTAAGATATAATATCAAAATTACTTCAATTAATTTAAATTGTACAATATATAAGACAATTAATGTTATTTAATCGACGAGTCAGCTTATTTTCACAAAAAGAAAAGCATAACTCAACGAAAATTCAATTTATCAGAGTATTAAATTTAAAACAGAATAGTATAAATTTGCAGCATCTTAAATAATTTGTTTTGAAGCTCTTTCATTCTATAAACGATTTTCAGTCAACCAAGAAAACAATTTTAACTCTTGGTACCTTTGACGGCGTGCATATTGGTCATAAAAAAATTCTGGAACGAATTACACAAAATACTGAAAACGGAAAATACGAAAGTCTTGTACTTACTTTTTTTCCGCATCCGCGAATGGTTCTGCAAGAAAAATCAGAGATCAAATTGCTGAATACTATTAGCGAAAAAACAGAACTCCTTGAGGCAACTGGTATAGAAAACTTAATTGTTCATCCGTTCAACGAAAGTTTTTCAAGATTGACTGCAGAAGAGTTTGTTCATACTATTTTGGTGGATAAATTCCAGATTCAGAAAATTATTATTGGACATGATCATCGTTTTGGACGCAATCGAACTGCTAACATTGATGATTTAATTGCTTTTGGAAAAGAGTATGATTTTGAAGTAGAACAAATATCTGCCGAAGAAATTCAAGATGTTTCGGTAAGTTCCACTAAAATCAGAAATGCTTTAAAAGAAGGAAATATGGCTTTGGCCAACGAATATCTAGGATACAATTACTTCTTAAACGGAACGGTGGTAAAAGGAAAACAGCTGGGAAGAACTATTGGTTTTCCTACTGCAAATATTTACATTGAAGAAGATTATAAACTAATTCCAAAAATTGGTGTTTATGTTGTAGAAGCTTTTATAAACGAAGAAATTGTTTATGGAATGATGAATATTGGCTTTAACCCTACGGTTAATGGTGACAAACAGACTATAGAAGTTCATCTTTTTAATTTCGACAAAGATATTTACGATCAAAATATTAAAGTTTCGTTGCTGCATTATATCCGCGAAGAACAAAAATTTGGTTCTGTAGATGCGTTAAAAGCGCAGCTTCATCAAGATCAAATTGAGGCCTTGGCTTTCATAAATCTTCTTTAAAAAAATCGCATCTTATAGTTTTTGCTGTTTTTAAATCATCGTAGTTGTTTTTTTAGTAAATTTGATAGAAGACTGTTTTTCAAATATTTACTATTAACTTCTTTAAAAATAAACACTATGAAACTACCTAAAGAAATTACCAACGGTTTTTTGATTTTTCTCGGAATCGGCATTTATTTTTTATTGATGAATGTACTAGGGTTAGCAAATTTGTTTTATCTAAGAACACTTAACGTATTCTTTATATTCTATGGTGTAAACAGAACAATGCAGATGAACCTTCGTGAAGGAGAAACCAATTTTGTATCTAATGCTGTTTCTGCAATGGCTACGTCTGTAGTCGGCGTATCGATGAGTGTATTTGGTTTATTGGTTTACAGTTATGCTCGAGGCGGAGACGCATATGTAAGAACTCTATCTGAAACATTTCTGTTCGGAGGAAATCCATCAGTACCAACTTATTGTATTTGTTTATTGTTTGAAGGAATTGCTTCATCTGTAATCGTCACTTTAATGATGATGCTGTACTGGAATAATAAATATGCTGCTGATTAAATACTCAAAAATAAAAACACACTTTGACACTCTAAAAATCATAGAAATTCTTAATTCTATGATTTTAGAGTGTTTCTTTTTTGAAAAAAAGTTGAAAATCTTCATTTTTAATAAGCTAATAAATCTGTTATCATAATTTACTTACTTTTAATGCTCCAAAAAACAATTTATCCATGAGCATTACAAAACATAACTGGACAAAAGACGAAATAATTGCCATCTACAATAAACCATTGATGGATCTGCTTTATGAAGCAGCTACAATTCACAGACAGCAACACGACCCAAACGTAGTTCAAGTCTCCACTTTACTTTCTATAAAAACAGGCGGATGTCCAGAAGATTGTGGCTATTGTCCGCAGGCTGCTAGATACAATACGGGAGTTGAAGGAAATGATCTAATGACTGTAAGTCAGGTAAAAGCTCAAGCTTTGAGAGCTAAATCTAATGGATCTTCTCGTGTCTGCATGGGAGCAGCTTGGAGAAATGTAAAAGATGGTGAAGAATTTGATCAGGTTTTAGAAATGGTCCGTACGATTAACAAACTTGATATGGAAGTTTGCTGCACTTTAGGAATGCTTACAGAAAATCAGGCGCATCGTTTGGCAGAAGCAGGTTTATATGCTTATAATCACAACTTAGATACATCTGAAGAATATTATAAAGATGTAATTTCAACTCGTGGTTTTGAGGACCGTTTACAAACTATTGAAAATGTTCGCAAAACAAATGTTACAGTTTGCAGCGGAGGAATTATCGGAATGGGAGAAAGTATTGAAGACAGAGCTGGAATGCTTGTAGCTCTTTCTACTTTAAATCCACAGCCAGAATCTGTTCCAATTAATGCATTAGTCGCTGTTGAAGGAACTCCAATGGAGGATGAAAAACCAGTAGAAATCTGGGAAATGATTCGAATGGTTGCCACTACACGAATTGTAATGCCAGAAACACAAGTTCGTTTGTCTGCAGGAAGAACAAATATGTCACGTGAAGGTCAGGCAATGTGCTTTTTTGCAGGAGCAAATTCGATATTTGCAGGAGATAAATTACTTACTACTCCAAATCCTGATGTAAATGAGGATATGAAAATGTTCGAAACTTTGGGAATGATGGCGCAAAAACCTTTTATTAAAATAATGCAGCCCAAAACAGTTGAAGCTTCCGATTCTCAATTTAATTCTTTGGGAGAAAAACCTAAATGGTCACGACCAAATCATAAAATAGAAAGAAATATTGATGCTTCGATCAGATCAAAAAAATAATTAAAAGAGTTAATAAATTTCAATAAATATTATTAAATTGCTTATGCACAGAGTTATAAGCAATTTTTTTATTTATAAAAATGAAATTAAAAGAAATAGAAAGGGTTAAGAAAATCTCTAAAGAAGATTTTATTTCCCAATATGTAAAAAAACAAATTCCAGTTGTTGTTGAAGAACTGACCGAAGACTGGCCGGCTTATCAAAAATGGAAATTATCCTATATTAATGATATCGCAGGTGATATCACCGTTCCTTTGTACGATGATAGGCCTGTAAACCATGAAGAAGGATTTAATGAAGCTCATATGAAAATGAAAATGAGCGACTATATTAACCTTTTAGAATCAAAACCCACCAATTACCGCATTTTTCTTTATAATTTAATGAAGGATGTGCCGACGCTAAAAAATGATTTTTTATGGCCGGATATTGGTCTCAAATTAGTCAAACAATTACCAATGCTTTTTTTTGGCGGAGAAAACGCAAGGGTTTTTATGCATTATGATATTGATTATTCTAATATTCTTCATTTTCATTTTCATGGAGAAAAGCAATGTATGATTTTCGCACCAGACCAGTCAAAATATATGTATAAAGTACCTCATGCTTTAATTTCGAGAGAAGATATTGATTTTGATAATCCTGATTATGAAAAATTTCCTGCTCTAAAAAATGCTGAAGGATATATTACGAATCTAAAACATGGAGAAATGTTATATATGCCAGAAGGATATTGGCATTATATGAAGTATTTGACACCTGGTTTTTCTATGAGTCTTCGTGCTTTTCCTAAAAATATTGCCAATCTATCTAAAGCCGCCTATAATGTTTTTATTATGCGTCACTTTGATATTATGATGCGAAAAATTAAAGGCCAGAAATGGATTGATTATAAAAACGAAAAGGCGATTACAAATACAAACGAAAATTTACGCCGCAGCGCTTAATGATAAAAAAAATCGGTTGAGTTTTAATTCTCAACCGATTTTTTACTTTAGTTATAGACTATTTTTTTCGTTACAGTTTTTCCGTTATCCAATGTAATTTTTACCAGTAGCACTTGAGGTCCAGAATGCAGATTTGTAATGAGCCATTCTTTATCATCAATTTCATTTTTATAATATAGTAGTTTTCCTCCAACATCATAAACAGCTGCTTCTTGGATATTTTCTTTATCTGAGAAAGACTGCAGTTTAATATTTTTTTCTCTAACTGAGACAGAAATATTTCCATTAAGGTTTTCAAAATTTTCGTTACCTAAAACAGCATCGTTAGGATTTGTATATCGAAGCACAAAGCGATCAGGAAAAACTCCAATTGTTGTAGTAAATTTATAACCTCCCGTTTTAAGATTGTGTATCGTTTTAGTTACATTATCTTGCAAGTAAATTACCTGATTATCCAAATTCCCATCTGTATGATCTATAGCAATTGTAAATTCTCCTTCTAAAGCAGATCGATATCCTAACGGAATTGTATCAGATGCAACGAAAGGAATTGCGCGCCCTTGAATTACTAACTTTTTGTTTTCATTAATACTATAAAAATCGATATACGGATTTGCATCCATACTCACTGCGTCATAATTGTTATCCCATAAATTTGTTGCACCAGTTATATATCCTATTAAAAGTTGTTTAAAAGCTCCTTGTGTATTTGTTAAATTTAACCAAACACGGTATTTTTCAATTTCAGTTGTAGCTACGGACTTGTAAAATTGGCTATTACGATTAGGAACTCTCATTGAATTTGTAAAAACAGCTTTTTGATCAGTTATTGATTTTGCGAAAAAAGATTGTCCTGCAGCAATATATCCTAAAGGAGGATCCTGATTACCTGGTGTTGGCGCTCCAATTCCTGTCATTCCTCCAACTGTTACATTACCAGATAAATTATAAATTGCATAATCATTATCTCCATAATGAAAATTATTATCTCCAGGAACACTTTGAGTTGGTAATGTATTATGCGTCCAAAAATATAATGTCCCATAAAAATTAGCTGCATTATCATAAATAAATTGATCCGCGTAAATTGCAGATGGATAAGGGTTTCCAATTAAATTAAATTTTTCAGGAACTGCTTCTGGTCCTAAAACCAGTCCATTATTCGGAACTCCAATAAATTCTGCCTGATAAACTTGAGGCGTATCAATATCATAATTTTGAGGTGCGCGAATACTATAACCCGTACCTTTTACCATTTCTTCAGTTCCGTTATAAATTATAACCCATCGAGGTCCAATTACATATTTATAAAATTTATCTCCCAATGTATTTGGTGATAAATTGTAAAGTGTAAATGCTGGTACTCTTGTTACTGGCGAAGACCAGTAGGTAAGGTCGTAACGTCTTATTGGTGAGGTATTTCTTCTATAAGTTATATTTCCAGTATTAACAGCATTTGAAACTTGCACTAAACTGGAATTATTTTCAAAAATGAAAACTCCATTGCCTACTACGTTTACCTCATTTGTCACTGTAATTGTATTAGAACTTTGTACAACTAGCGATCCATTATTCTCTATTGTTAATCTATTTGCGAAAAAACTGCCATTAGTTCCCGAAATAATTGGACTTGTTGCCAAGGCAGGAATATTAACACAATCAGAAGCCAAAGGAACCCCAGATGGAGTCCAGTTTGATGCATTTGTCCAATTAGCATTCACACTTCCATTCCAAGTCTTAGTAATTAACACATTTATTGTAATAGGCGTTGATGGAGATTCACAACCTGAGGTATTATTTTTAACTTTTACATTATAAGGCCCAGGAGCCAAACCTGTAAATATACCAGAAGTATTACTATAATCAACTCCATTTATGCTATATGAATATCCTGTTCCCGGTGCAGGCGAAGTGACCGTTATTATACCTGTATTATTTTCGCAGCTTGGCTGTTGTGTCGCAGAGGCAGTTGGTGCAGAAACTGCATTTACAGTTAAGGAAACTCCCTGATTTACTGGACATCCATTTGCCGTAGAAATTGTCATCACACCATTATATGTCCCTGCTGCTGTATTGGCCGGAACATTAACATTAATAACGGTTCCGGATCCAGAACTGAAAGGAAATGGCGTTGTTCCCTGATCTGTTAATGCAACCCAATCTATAGCATAATTAATTGGGGATCCCGTTGTAGAATTGTAATTTAAAGTCGTTGTTTGTGCAGATCCACTTTGGCAAACAGCAACAAATATTCCCGATGTACTTATGGTTGGACTACCATTCACTGTTAAAGAAACTGGTTGAGTTGCTGAACATCCATTAGATGTCAAAATCGTCATTACACCTGTATAAGTTCCAGATGCTGTATTGGCAGGAACATTAATTGTATTAATACTTCCTCCTCCAGCAGCAAAAGCGAAAGCAGTTGTTCCCTGATCTGCCAATGTTGCCCAGTCAATGGAATAACTTATTGGTGAATTAGTGGTTGCTGTATATGTCAAAGAAGCAAGCTGTGCGGAAGCTCTTTGACAGACTGCCGTTAAAACACCTGAAGTCGTGATCGTTGGCACCGCATTTACTGTTAAGGACACAGACTGAGTTGCTGAACATCCATTAGATGTTAGAATCGTCATTGTACCTGTATAAGTTCCAGGTGCTGTATTTGCAGGAACATTGATGGTATTAATACTTCCTCCTCCAGCAGCAAAAGCAAAAGCAGTTGTTCCCTGATCTGTTAATGTCGCCCAATCGATTGAATAACTTATTGGTGAATTAGTGGTCACGTTATATGTTAGAGAAGAGGATTGCACACTAGCACTTTGGCAGACTGCTGTTAAAGTTCCTGAAGTCGTAATTGTTGGAACTGCATTAACTGTTAAGGACACAGACTGAGTTGCTGAACATCCATTGGATGTGAGAATCGTCATTAATCCTGTATAAGTTCCAGGTGCTGTATTTGCAGGAACATTGATTGTATTAATAGTTCCTCCTCCAGCAGCAAAAGCAAAAGCAGTTGTTCCCTGATCTGTCAATGTCGCCCAATCGATTGAATAACTTATTGGTGAATTAGTGGTTGCGGTATATGTGAGAGAAGCAAGCTGCGCGGAAGCTTTTTGGCAAACTGCTGTTAAAGTTCCCGTTGTTACAATTGTTGGATTATTGCTAACTGTAACTGTAAAATTATTAGCCGCCGATACACAGCTTGTGACATTTTTCACAGTTAATGTTCCTGTATAAGTGCCAGGAGATGTTCCTGCTGGAACGGCAATACCAATTGAATTTGCAGGCAAAGATGCATCTGTAACAGTTGCAAAACTATTTGTGGGACTTCCGCTCCAAGTAATACTGTAAGTTGTTGGCAAATTGGTTGTTGCAGAATAACTTAAATTAGCTGTTTGAGCTGAAGTATTAAAACAAACTATTCCAACACTTCCTAAGGTTATAGTAGGTAGAGGATTTACTGTTATTGTAAAATTACTTCCAGTTGATGAACATCCATTTGCATTTCTTACAGTTATGGTTCCTGTATAAGTGCCAGGTGATGTTCCTGCTGGAACGGTAATAGGAATTGAATTTGCAGGTAATGATGTATTTATAACTGGAGCAAAAGTATTTGTCGGACTTGAGTTCCATACAATGCTGTAAGTAGTAGGTGAATTTGTGGTTGCACTATAACTTAAATTTGTCACTTGACTTAAAGTGTTGAAACACACTGCTCCTGCTGTTCCTAAAGTTATTGTTGGCAGAGGATTTACAGTAATCGTAAAATTGTTAGCAGCAGATGTACAACCAGCTACATTACGTACAGTGAGAGATCCCGTATAAGTTCCTGGCTGTGTGTTTGCTGGAATAGCTATATTAATCGACCCTGCACTCAAAGTCGCATTAGTAACTGTTGCGAAACTATTGGCTGGAGATGCATTCCAGGTAATACTATAAGTGTTTGGCGAATTGGTTGTAGCGCTATAAGTTAATGTTGTATTTTGTGCAACCCCATTTGTACACACAGCTGTAGTTGTACCTAATGTAATGCTAGGTTGTGCTCCAACTAGAATCGTTGTTGCATTATTTGAACTAATGGTTGAAGTACAATCCATTGACGCCAAAGAAGTAACAGTAATTGTACTATTTCCAATAACATTCAGCCCCGTTGCTGTAAACTGTCCTGTTCCTGCTGTTCCAACAGTCATAGTGGCTGTTAAACCTGTAGCTGATGGACTGCTTCGACTGTAAGTTACTGTATAAGTTCCTTTTGGCAAACTAGTTGTGCTTCCTGTTAATTGTACTAATGAGGTAGTTCCAGTGGCTGTACAAACATTTGCTGCCGAAGTTCCTGTTAAACTATAAGTTTTGCAGGTGTAGGTTAAAATCATGTGTCCTCTTGCACCACCGCCACCGTTTTGAGTTGACAATAATGAACTTATTCCGCCACCGCCACCGCCGCCATAATTACTTCCAGAATTTCCAGCACTGTTTCCTAAAACTAAACTAGATATTGCTGCACCTCCTGCTCCGCCGCCGCCAATAGTATTCCCACCTGCTCCGCCGGCTCCTGACCAAAAAATTGCACCTAAAAGCGCGCTAGATCCCGCCGTACCATTTGCACCTGCTTCTGTCGCTTGACTACCAACAGCACCTGAACCTCCATTTCCACCACTAGGAGTTCCACCTGTATTTGCAGTACCTCCTGATCCACCTGGAGCATAAAAAGAGGCATTGTATCCTGTTACAAAAGAAGCACCCCCAGAAGCACCATTACTACTCCCTCCTGCAGTCGCTGTCCCTACGTTAATGGCTAAAGTTTGGGGAGTTGATGTTGCAATAATACCTCTTGCATATGCGCCGCCGCCGCCGCCGCCGCCACTTCTTCCAACCGTTAATGTAGCTACTGCAGCTCCTCCTGCTCCTCCTGCTCCCCAGCCTTCTACTGTAACCTGATCTATTCCTGCAGGAAGGACCAAAGACCCAGTTGCAGGGAATGGATGTGCTAGTGTTTGTGCTTTTGAAGCAGAATAAAAAAACAATAAAATTAAAATGAAACTATATCTTAATTTAAAAATAGCATTCA contains:
- a CDS encoding cupin-like domain-containing protein codes for the protein MKLKEIERVKKISKEDFISQYVKKQIPVVVEELTEDWPAYQKWKLSYINDIAGDITVPLYDDRPVNHEEGFNEAHMKMKMSDYINLLESKPTNYRIFLYNLMKDVPTLKNDFLWPDIGLKLVKQLPMLFFGGENARVFMHYDIDYSNILHFHFHGEKQCMIFAPDQSKYMYKVPHALISREDIDFDNPDYEKFPALKNAEGYITNLKHGEMLYMPEGYWHYMKYLTPGFSMSLRAFPKNIANLSKAAYNVFIMRHFDIMMRKIKGQKWIDYKNEKAITNTNENLRRSA
- a CDS encoding T9SS sorting signal type C domain-containing protein — encoded protein: MKRNLLPQLRFFSHFTRLIYTDKILKLNAIFKLRYSFILILLFFYSASKAQTLAHPFPATGSLVLPAGIDQVTVEGWGAGGAGGAAVATLTVGRSGGGGGGGAYARGIIATSTPQTLAINVGTATAGGSSNGASGGASFVTGYNASFYAPGGSGGTANTGGTPSGGNGGSGAVGSQATEAGANGTAGSSALLGAIFWSGAGGAGGNTIGGGGAGGAAISSLVLGNSAGNSGSNYGGGGGGGISSLLSTQNGGGGARGHMILTYTCKTYSLTGTSAANVCTATGTTSLVQLTGSTTSLPKGTYTVTYSRSSPSATGLTATMTVGTAGTGQFTATGLNVIGNSTITVTSLASMDCTSTISSNNATTILVGAQPSITLGTTTAVCTNGVAQNTTLTYSATTNSPNTYSITWNASPANSFATVTNATLSAGSINIAIPANTQPGTYTGSLTVRNVAGCTSAANNFTITVNPLPTITLGTAGAVCFNTLSQVTNLSYSATTNSPTTYSIVWNSSPTNTFAPVINTSLPANSIPITVPAGTSPGTYTGTITVRNANGCSSTGSNFTITVNPLPTITLGSVGIVCFNTSAQTANLSYSATTNLPTTYSITWSGSPTNSFATVTDASLPANSIGIAVPAGTSPGTYTGTLTVKNVTSCVSAANNFTVTVSNNPTIVTTGTLTAVCQKASAQLASLTYTATTNSPISYSIDWATLTDQGTTAFAFAAGGGTINTINVPANTAPGTYTGLMTILTSNGCSATQSVSLTVNAVPTITTSGTLTAVCQSASVQSSSLTYNVTTNSPISYSIDWATLTDQGTTAFAFAAGGGSINTINVPANTAPGTYTGTMTILTSNGCSATQSVSLTVNAVPTITTSGVLTAVCQRASAQLASLTYTATTNSPISYSIDWATLADQGTTAFAFAAGGGSINTINVPANTASGTYTGVMTILTSNGCSATQPVSLTVNGSPTISTSGIFVAVCQSGSAQTTTLNYNSTTGSPINYAIDWVALTDQGTTPFPFSSGSGTVINVNVPANTAAGTYNGVMTISTANGCPVNQGVSLTVNAVSAPTASATQQPSCENNTGIITVTSPAPGTGYSYSINGVDYSNTSGIFTGLAPGPYNVKVKNNTSGCESPSTPITINVLITKTWNGSVNANWTNASNWTPSGVPLASDCVNIPALATSPIISGTNGSFFANRLTIENNGSLVVQSSNTITVTNEVNVVGNGVFIFENNSSLVQVSNAVNTGNITYRRNTSPIRRYDLTYWSSPVTRVPAFTLYNLSPNTLGDKFYKYVIGPRWVIIYNGTEEMVKGTGYSIRAPQNYDIDTPQVYQAEFIGVPNNGLVLGPEAVPEKFNLIGNPYPSAIYADQFIYDNAANFYGTLYFWTHNTLPTQSVPGDNNFHYGDNDYAIYNLSGNVTVGGMTGIGAPTPGNQDPPLGYIAAGQSFFAKSITDQKAVFTNSMRVPNRNSQFYKSVATTEIEKYRVWLNLTNTQGAFKQLLIGYITGATNLWDNNYDAVSMDANPYIDFYSINENKKLVIQGRAIPFVASDTIPLGYRSALEGEFTIAIDHTDGNLDNQVIYLQDNVTKTIHNLKTGGYKFTTTIGVFPDRFVLRYTNPNDAVLGNENFENLNGNISVSVREKNIKLQSFSDKENIQEAAVYDVGGKLLYYKNEIDDKEWLITNLHSGPQVLLVKITLDNGKTVTKKIVYN